A genomic window from Yoonia sp. R2331 includes:
- a CDS encoding NAD-dependent epimerase/dehydratase family protein produces MTYIYLGETMRILIVGGTGFLGAATATAAVNAGHDTTVLTRTGPVVTGATALVADRMALPDLQGQFDAVIDTCAYGPDHVAALHDALGSVGQYILVSSISAYDDLSQPNADEAAPASPATPQQIAAYPVREHGADAMAYGSAYGPLKRSCELRALDWVPGAALIRLGLIVGPGDKTDRFTWWLRRIDQGGQVPVPMDQKVQLIDVADAGRFLVHMAETGQGGVLNLTGEASALTDMLAKAVAVAGAKTVLAPRDIAEFAKAEVAFWTDLPMVVPPDGKAAGMLDVSTARARKAGLVTRPLAQTIADTLAWDRGRRDVPLTCGLSAAQEARILNG; encoded by the coding sequence ATGACTTACATATATTTGGGGGAAACGATGCGCATTTTGATCGTCGGCGGCACGGGGTTTCTGGGGGCCGCAACGGCCACGGCGGCGGTGAACGCAGGCCATGACACCACCGTCCTGACCCGAACCGGCCCAGTGGTGACCGGGGCGACGGCGCTGGTCGCGGACCGGATGGCCCTGCCTGATCTGCAGGGTCAGTTTGATGCGGTGATCGACACCTGTGCCTATGGGCCGGATCACGTGGCGGCCTTGCATGATGCGCTGGGGTCAGTGGGCCAATATATCCTCGTCTCGTCCATTTCGGCCTACGATGATTTGTCGCAACCGAACGCGGATGAGGCAGCACCCGCCAGCCCCGCAACACCGCAGCAAATCGCGGCCTATCCGGTCAGGGAACACGGCGCCGATGCAATGGCCTATGGGTCCGCCTATGGTCCGCTCAAACGCAGTTGCGAGCTGCGCGCGCTGGACTGGGTGCCGGGGGCCGCGCTGATCCGACTGGGGCTGATCGTCGGGCCAGGTGACAAGACGGACCGTTTCACTTGGTGGCTGCGGCGGATTGATCAGGGCGGACAGGTGCCTGTGCCAATGGACCAGAAGGTGCAATTGATTGATGTGGCTGACGCCGGGCGCTTTCTGGTGCATATGGCAGAAACCGGTCAGGGCGGCGTGCTGAACCTGACTGGCGAGGCATCCGCGCTGACAGATATGCTGGCAAAAGCGGTGGCCGTTGCAGGCGCAAAGACGGTTCTGGCGCCGCGTGACATTGCGGAATTCGCCAAGGCAGAGGTAGCATTCTGGACCGACCTGCCGATGGTCGTGCCACCCGATGGCAAAGCCGCCGGGATGCTGGACGTGTCCACAGCCCGCGCGCGCAAGGCCGGGCTGGTCACGCGGCCCCTGGCGCAAACCATCGCCGACACGCTTGCGTGGGATCGCGGGCGGCGCGATGTGCCGCTGACCTGCGGGCTGTCAGCGGCGCAAGAGGCGCGTATTTTGAACGGTTAG
- a CDS encoding M16 family metallopeptidase: protein MIRFALTLWVAFAASAALAAVEIKEITSPGGIDAWLVEEPSIPFTALEIRIRGGASLDEPGKRGATNLMMALIEEGAGDMNAQAFQTRREELAASFRFRAGDDLTSISAEFLTENRDEALALLREALVNPRFDQDAIDRVRGQVLSGLASDAKDPNTIASDAFNAAAFPDHPYGSVMDGTVESVTALTREDIITAHRNALTRDRIYVGAVGDITAEELGPLLDALLGDLPASGPPLPDDIDFGLVGGTTIIDYETPQSVALFGHTGIERDDPDYMAAYILNELLGGSGFESRLMMEVREKRGLTYGIRSYLVPKFHAEMVIGQVASSNGTIAQAIEVTREVWRDFAENGVTQDELDAMKTYLTGAYPLRFDGNADIAGILVGMQLTGLPPDYVINRNDILNAVTLEDVNRVAAYLLQPDNLHFVVVGQPEGL, encoded by the coding sequence ATGATCCGCTTTGCCCTGACCCTTTGGGTTGCTTTTGCCGCCTCTGCTGCACTTGCCGCAGTTGAGATCAAGGAAATCACCTCGCCCGGTGGGATCGACGCTTGGCTGGTCGAAGAACCTTCGATCCCGTTCACAGCGCTCGAAATCCGTATTCGCGGTGGGGCGTCACTGGATGAACCGGGCAAGCGCGGGGCCACCAACCTGATGATGGCCCTGATCGAAGAAGGCGCAGGCGATATGAATGCGCAGGCCTTTCAGACCCGGCGCGAAGAATTGGCGGCATCTTTCCGGTTCCGGGCGGGCGATGATCTGACCTCGATCTCGGCCGAGTTCCTGACCGAAAACCGGGACGAGGCGCTGGCGCTTCTGCGCGAGGCCTTAGTCAACCCGCGCTTTGATCAGGACGCCATTGACCGGGTGCGCGGGCAGGTGTTGTCGGGGCTGGCAAGTGATGCAAAAGACCCCAATACCATTGCCTCTGACGCGTTTAATGCAGCGGCATTCCCTGACCATCCCTACGGTTCTGTGATGGATGGCACAGTGGAAAGCGTGACTGCCCTGACCCGCGAGGACATCATCACCGCGCACCGCAATGCCCTGACCCGTGACCGGATCTATGTGGGTGCAGTGGGGGATATTACAGCCGAAGAGCTTGGCCCGCTTCTGGACGCGCTTTTGGGTGATCTGCCCGCTTCAGGGCCGCCCCTGCCTGACGACATCGACTTTGGTCTTGTCGGTGGAACCACAATCATCGACTACGAAACGCCGCAATCCGTTGCCCTGTTCGGGCACACAGGGATTGAGCGTGACGACCCCGATTATATGGCTGCCTATATCTTGAACGAGCTGTTGGGCGGATCGGGCTTTGAGTCACGCCTGATGATGGAGGTCCGGGAAAAGCGCGGGCTGACCTACGGCATCCGCAGCTATCTGGTGCCGAAATTTCATGCCGAAATGGTCATCGGTCAGGTTGCATCGTCCAACGGGACCATTGCGCAAGCGATTGAAGTGACACGCGAGGTCTGGCGCGACTTTGCCGAGAACGGTGTGACACAGGACGAGCTGGACGCGATGAAGACCTATCTGACCGGTGCCTATCCGCTGCGGTTTGACGGCAATGCGGATATCGCGGGCATCCTTGTCGGGATGCAGCTGACCGGTCTGCCGCCGGATTATGTGATCAACCGCAATGACATTTTGAATGCCGTGACGCTTGAAGATGTGAACCGCGTGGCGGCCTATTTGTTGCAGCCCGACAACCTGCACTTTGTGGTCGTCGGGCAACCCGAGGGCCTTTAG
- a CDS encoding M16 family metallopeptidase, protein MLRQAFAACLLFMTPLTVQAEEVTTYTLDNGMDVVVIEDHRAPVVVHMVWYKVGSADEPVGASGVAHYLEHLLFKGTDTLAPGEFSATVAANGGSDNAFTSYDYTAYFQRVAADRLPLMMQMEADRMNNLRISAEDIETERMVVLEERNQRTENNPGALAQEQFRAALYQNHRYGVPIIGWKHEMEDLSLQDALDFYDLYYSPNNAILVVAGDVEPAEVLALAEEYYGVIPAEPDLPERVRPEEPPQRAERRITYVDPRVSQPYLTRSYLAPERDSGAQEKAAALVYLSELLGGSSFTSAFGKALQFDTQTVIYSNAGYSGNALDDTSFGVTVVPVPGVTLSEAEAAMDQVIADFMANPIDPADMDRIRSQLRASEIYAKDNVQGLARRYGAALTQGLTVADVQAWPDILQAVTEDDIKAVAAEVLNLDQAVTGWVVASREDAK, encoded by the coding sequence ATGCTCCGCCAAGCGTTTGCTGCCTGCCTGCTATTCATGACACCACTCACGGTTCAGGCGGAAGAGGTCACAACCTACACCCTTGATAACGGCATGGATGTCGTTGTGATCGAAGACCACCGCGCGCCGGTGGTGGTGCATATGGTCTGGTACAAGGTCGGATCAGCGGATGAACCCGTCGGCGCTTCAGGTGTGGCGCATTACCTTGAACACCTGCTGTTCAAAGGCACCGATACGCTCGCACCGGGCGAGTTTTCGGCCACTGTCGCGGCCAACGGCGGCAGCGACAATGCCTTTACCAGCTATGACTACACCGCCTATTTCCAACGCGTCGCAGCGGATCGTCTGCCGCTGATGATGCAGATGGAAGCCGACCGGATGAACAACCTGCGCATCAGTGCCGAAGACATTGAGACGGAACGTATGGTCGTGCTGGAAGAACGCAATCAGCGCACCGAAAACAACCCCGGTGCTTTGGCGCAGGAGCAGTTCCGCGCGGCACTATATCAAAACCACCGCTATGGCGTGCCGATCATCGGCTGGAAGCACGAGATGGAAGACCTGTCGCTGCAAGACGCGCTGGATTTCTATGACCTCTACTACAGCCCCAACAACGCGATCCTTGTGGTCGCAGGCGACGTGGAACCCGCCGAAGTGCTGGCACTGGCCGAGGAGTATTATGGCGTGATCCCGGCGGAACCCGACCTGCCTGAACGTGTCCGCCCTGAGGAGCCCCCGCAACGCGCCGAACGCCGGATCACCTATGTCGATCCCCGTGTCAGCCAACCTTACTTGACCCGCAGCTACCTTGCCCCGGAACGCGACAGCGGTGCGCAGGAAAAGGCCGCAGCACTGGTCTATCTGTCAGAGTTGCTGGGGGGGTCGTCTTTCACGTCTGCCTTTGGCAAGGCGCTGCAGTTCGACACCCAGACCGTGATCTATTCCAACGCGGGCTATTCTGGCAACGCGCTGGATGACACCAGCTTTGGCGTCACAGTGGTGCCCGTGCCCGGTGTGACCCTGTCAGAGGCCGAGGCCGCGATGGATCAGGTCATCGCGGACTTCATGGCAAACCCGATTGACCCCGCAGACATGGACCGCATCCGCAGTCAGCTGCGTGCGTCCGAGATTTACGCCAAAGACAACGTCCAAGGCCTTGCCCGACGCTATGGCGCGGCTTTGACCCAAGGGCTGACGGTCGCGGATGTGCAGGCCTGGCCCGACATCCTGCAAGCTGTGACAGAAGACGATATCAAGGCGGTCGCCGCCGAAGTGCTCAACCTTGATCAGGCCGTCACCGGCTGGGTTGTCGCAAGCCGGGAGGACGCGAAATGA
- a CDS encoding nuclear transport factor 2 family protein — protein MTPDQTNALSTITAMTTAFEARNLDGIMATYAKGATVVFDPGAPIADAATIKARFTEVFGIDPKFTFGEHEVIISGDTALHITPWTMTGQVPDGPAISESGLSVAVLLRQADGAWLMVIDNPHGQRLLP, from the coding sequence ATGACACCTGACCAAACCAACGCCCTGTCCACCATCACTGCCATGACCACTGCCTTTGAGGCCCGCAATCTGGACGGGATCATGGCGACTTATGCGAAAGGCGCGACCGTCGTCTTTGACCCTGGCGCGCCGATTGCCGATGCCGCCACGATCAAGGCACGGTTCACCGAGGTCTTTGGCATTGATCCCAAATTCACCTTTGGGGAACACGAAGTGATCATCAGCGGCGATACGGCGCTGCACATCACACCCTGGACAATGACCGGACAAGTGCCAGACGGTCCGGCCATTTCCGAGAGCGGCCTGTCAGTGGCGGTGCTGCTGCGGCAGGCAGACGGGGCCTGGTTGATGGTGATTGACAACCCGCACGGGCAACGGCTTTTGCCTTAG
- a CDS encoding RNA polymerase sigma factor → MTDPNDLSALVARAKTGEATALDAVVRQITPRVYHLALRMLADPEAARDAAQEILIRVVTKLSTFEGQSRFETWVYRVGTNYLLTAQKVRARDPGLTFDLFAEDLMQGLVDDTAAPAEDHVLVTEVRIACTMAMLLCLNPPLRAAYVLGDVLELDQTESAAVLGITKANYRQRLTRARAAVTDFTARSCGLANDAAPCRCPRRVPAALAAGRIDGAQLLAPDDAPDFAAVRGQAQALAGALQAAKLQTATGTLRTPATLAARVLRILDPPT, encoded by the coding sequence ATGACCGACCCCAACGACCTGTCCGCACTTGTCGCGCGCGCCAAAACCGGCGAAGCCACCGCACTGGATGCGGTGGTCCGGCAGATTACCCCGCGCGTTTATCACCTTGCCCTGCGGATGCTGGCGGACCCCGAAGCGGCCCGCGATGCCGCGCAAGAGATCTTGATCCGCGTGGTCACCAAGCTGTCGACCTTTGAAGGGCAAAGCCGGTTTGAGACCTGGGTTTACCGCGTCGGTACCAATTACCTTTTGACGGCGCAGAAAGTCCGCGCCCGCGATCCCGGCCTGACGTTTGATCTGTTTGCAGAGGATTTGATGCAGGGGCTTGTCGATGACACCGCCGCCCCGGCAGAGGATCATGTGTTGGTCACCGAAGTGCGGATTGCCTGCACGATGGCAATGCTGCTGTGCCTGAACCCGCCGTTGCGCGCGGCCTATGTGCTGGGTGATGTGCTGGAATTGGACCAGACCGAATCTGCCGCCGTGCTGGGCATCACCAAGGCAAACTATCGCCAGCGGCTGACCCGCGCACGCGCAGCCGTAACAGACTTTACCGCGCGCAGTTGCGGGCTGGCAAACGACGCGGCCCCTTGCCGCTGCCCGCGCCGGGTACCCGCCGCTCTTGCCGCCGGGCGCATTGACGGCGCGCAGCTATTGGCCCCGGACGATGCACCTGACTTTGCCGCGGTGCGCGGGCAGGCGCAGGCCTTGGCCGGTGCGCTGCAAGCCGCCAAGCTGCAGACCGCCACCGGAACACTGCGCACCCCGGCCACGCTGGCAGCACGCGTGCTGCGCATCCTTGACCCGCCGACATAG
- a CDS encoding DUF3035 domain-containing protein: protein MPATKTKGITMRTFVLASVAVLGLSACAGGGGLRDLSTGTDGPDEFSVLPVAPLTIPENLSVLPPPTPGGTNPVDANPKGEAIAALGGNPAAAFAGGIPSNDAALVAHAGRNGVTANIRQTLASEDAAFRAGKTRLSALNPFGGDRYFKAYANQALDAYATLIQFRNLGVATPTAPPQ from the coding sequence ATGCCCGCAACAAAGACCAAAGGGATCACGATGCGCACGTTTGTTTTGGCCAGTGTGGCTGTTCTGGGCCTATCCGCCTGTGCGGGAGGCGGCGGTTTGCGAGACCTGAGCACCGGCACCGATGGTCCTGATGAGTTCAGCGTGCTGCCCGTGGCCCCGCTGACAATCCCTGAAAACCTGTCTGTTCTGCCACCGCCCACGCCGGGTGGTACCAATCCGGTAGACGCCAACCCCAAAGGCGAGGCGATTGCAGCACTTGGCGGCAACCCTGCAGCCGCCTTTGCCGGTGGTATTCCCAGCAATGATGCGGCCCTTGTGGCCCACGCCGGGCGTAATGGGGTGACCGCGAACATCCGCCAGACACTTGCCAGCGAAGACGCGGCCTTTCGGGCTGGCAAAACCCGGCTGAGCGCCTTGAACCCCTTTGGCGGCGACCGCTATTTCAAGGCCTATGCCAATCAGGCGCTTGATGCTTATGCAACGCTGATCCAGTTCCGCAATCTGGGCGTCGCCACGCCCACGGCCCCGCCGCAGTAA
- a CDS encoding metallophosphoesterase — protein sequence MPNRLIWLSDLHFTATGDVLGHDPRVRLDAAIDRINAHHADAAYCVISGDMVNRGTDADYAALAAQLGRLTVPVLPMVGNHDDRARLAANMHVPAGLDGFVQYRIDTPDGVIACLDTLDPRADSGAFCAARLGWLTDVLKQGAPTVLFMHHPPMPLGLPMQDQDRLAGGAAFLDAIAGFGNLRHLMIGHVHRPITGVVRGIPFATMRSVLYQAPPPQPAWDWDSFVPAAEAPAMGVVTLDRGAVTLQYHDICAYDVGLS from the coding sequence ATGCCGAACAGGCTGATCTGGTTGTCTGACTTACACTTTACCGCAACTGGCGATGTGCTGGGCCATGACCCGCGCGTGCGGCTGGATGCAGCGATTGACCGGATCAATGCGCATCATGCCGACGCGGCCTATTGCGTGATTTCGGGCGACATGGTGAACCGTGGCACCGATGCGGATTATGCCGCACTGGCCGCGCAGCTTGGGCGGTTGACGGTGCCGGTGCTGCCGATGGTCGGCAACCACGACGACCGGGCGCGGCTGGCGGCAAATATGCATGTGCCTGCGGGGCTGGACGGTTTTGTGCAGTACCGCATTGATACCCCGGATGGTGTAATCGCCTGCCTTGATACGCTTGACCCGCGCGCTGACAGCGGTGCGTTTTGCGCCGCCCGGCTGGGTTGGCTGACGGACGTGTTAAAGCAGGGCGCGCCCACGGTTTTGTTCATGCACCACCCGCCGATGCCGCTGGGCCTGCCGATGCAGGATCAGGACCGGCTGGCCGGGGGCGCGGCATTTCTGGACGCCATCGCGGGGTTCGGAAACTTGCGCCACCTGATGATCGGTCATGTGCACCGGCCTATCACAGGCGTGGTGCGCGGAATCCCTTTTGCGACGATGCGGTCGGTTCTATATCAGGCCCCGCCCCCACAGCCCGCGTGGGATTGGGACAGCTTTGTCCCCGCAGCAGAGGCCCCGGCGATGGGCGTCGTCACGCTGGATCGGGGGGCTGTAACGCTGCAGTACCATGACATTTGCGCCTATGATGTTGGGCTGTCCTGA
- a CDS encoding signal peptidase II, with protein MRLLFWTATWVLVLDQVTKLTVLLGVFGFSWAQLRPSDGVLPYAPEEKVFPPFLVLRMAWNRGVNFGIGAGLDMRWVLVAVALVISAAVVIWLWRSGATKWGYIAGGVLVGGALGNVLDRIIYGAVADFLNMSCCGFQNPYAFNVADVAIFVGAIGLALLPDGSAKKPRKSRAKG; from the coding sequence ATGCGCCTTCTTTTCTGGACAGCCACTTGGGTTCTGGTCCTTGACCAGGTCACGAAGCTTACAGTGTTGTTGGGGGTATTTGGGTTCAGTTGGGCCCAGTTGCGTCCCAGTGATGGTGTGTTGCCTTATGCGCCCGAAGAAAAGGTCTTTCCGCCCTTCCTTGTGCTGCGCATGGCGTGGAACCGGGGCGTGAATTTTGGCATCGGCGCGGGGCTGGATATGCGTTGGGTGCTGGTGGCCGTGGCGCTGGTGATCTCTGCCGCTGTGGTGATCTGGCTGTGGCGGTCGGGGGCGACCAAATGGGGCTATATCGCAGGCGGCGTGTTGGTTGGTGGGGCGCTGGGCAATGTGCTGGACCGGATCATTTACGGTGCAGTGGCCGACTTTCTGAACATGTCGTGCTGCGGTTTCCAGAACCCCTATGCCTTTAACGTGGCGGATGTGGCGATCTTTGTGGGCGCCATCGGACTGGCGCTTTTGCCCGATGGCAGCGCCAAGAAACCGCGCAAGTCGCGGGCCAAGGGCTGA
- the purH gene encoding bifunctional phosphoribosylaminoimidazolecarboxamide formyltransferase/IMP cyclohydrolase, giving the protein MTDLYPVRRALISVSDKTGMIDLARALAGHGVELLSTGGSAQQMRDEGLDVKDVAEVTGFPEMMDGRVKTLHPVVHGGLLAVRDNVGHVAAMEEHGIGGIDLLVVNLYPFEATVAKGADFATCIENIDIGGPAMIRSAAKNHTFVNVVTDVADYAELLAELDANGGQTTLAFRQRLAQTAYGRTAAYDTAVSTWMAGATDLAEPRRRSFAGEHRQTMRYGENPHQQAAFYTDGSGRPGVATATQHQGKELSYNNINDTDAAFELVAEFQDGPAVAIIKHANPCGVAQGATLLEAYQKAFDCDRTSAFGGIVALNQPLDEDTAKAIVEIFTEVVIAPGASDAAKAVFAAKKNLRLLTTDALPDPRAPMLTYRQVAGGMLVQDKDTGHVADDDLRVVTKVKPTDAQMADLKFAWKVGKHVKSNAIVYVKDGATVGVGAGQMSRLDSALIAAKKAERMAEALGLPEALTKGSAVASDAFFPFADGLMEAAAAGATCVIQPGGSMRDDEVIAAADEAGIAMVLTGMRHFKH; this is encoded by the coding sequence ATGACCGACCTATACCCTGTGCGCCGCGCACTGATTTCCGTATCCGACAAGACCGGCATGATTGACCTGGCGCGCGCGCTGGCAGGCCACGGGGTGGAACTGCTGTCCACCGGCGGATCGGCGCAGCAGATGCGCGATGAGGGGCTCGATGTCAAAGACGTGGCAGAGGTCACAGGCTTTCCCGAGATGATGGATGGCCGGGTCAAGACGCTGCATCCGGTGGTGCATGGCGGCCTGCTTGCCGTGCGCGATAACGTGGGCCATGTCGCGGCGATGGAAGAGCACGGCATCGGCGGCATCGACCTGCTGGTGGTGAACCTTTACCCGTTTGAGGCGACCGTGGCGAAGGGCGCTGATTTCGCCACCTGCATCGAAAACATCGACATCGGCGGCCCTGCGATGATCCGCTCTGCAGCCAAAAACCATACGTTTGTGAACGTGGTGACGGATGTGGCTGATTACGCTGAACTGCTGGCGGAATTGGACGCCAATGGCGGTCAGACAACGCTGGCGTTCCGGCAGCGGCTTGCGCAGACGGCTTATGGTCGCACGGCGGCCTATGACACAGCCGTCAGCACATGGATGGCAGGGGCCACCGATCTGGCAGAGCCGCGCCGCCGGTCCTTTGCCGGTGAGCATCGGCAGACCATGCGTTACGGCGAAAACCCGCACCAGCAGGCGGCGTTCTATACCGATGGCTCTGGCCGTCCGGGTGTGGCGACCGCCACGCAGCATCAGGGCAAGGAGCTGTCCTATAACAACATCAACGACACCGATGCGGCCTTTGAATTGGTCGCTGAATTTCAGGACGGCCCGGCGGTGGCGATCATCAAACACGCCAACCCTTGCGGCGTGGCACAGGGGGCGACCTTGCTGGAGGCCTACCAGAAGGCGTTTGACTGCGACCGGACATCCGCCTTTGGCGGCATTGTGGCGCTGAATCAGCCACTGGACGAGGACACAGCCAAGGCCATCGTCGAGATTTTTACCGAGGTGGTGATTGCCCCCGGTGCGTCTGACGCGGCCAAGGCCGTGTTTGCGGCAAAAAAGAACCTGCGCCTGCTGACCACTGACGCGCTGCCTGATCCGCGCGCGCCGATGCTAACCTATCGTCAGGTCGCGGGCGGGATGCTGGTGCAGGACAAGGACACAGGTCATGTGGCTGATGACGATCTGCGCGTGGTGACCAAGGTGAAACCGACCGATGCGCAGATGGCAGACCTCAAATTCGCGTGGAAAGTCGGCAAGCACGTCAAATCCAACGCAATTGTCTACGTCAAGGACGGGGCGACGGTGGGCGTGGGTGCAGGCCAGATGAGCCGCCTAGATAGTGCCCTGATCGCCGCCAAAAAGGCAGAGCGTATGGCCGAGGCGCTGGGCCTGCCCGAGGCGCTGACCAAAGGCTCTGCCGTGGCATCCGACGCCTTTTTCCCCTTTGCCGATGGCCTGATGGAGGCTGCCGCTGCCGGTGCCACCTGCGTGATCCAGCCCGGTGGGTCAATGCGCGATGACGAGGTGATCGCCGCCGCAGACGAGGCCGGCATCGCGATGGTTCTGACTGGTATGCGCCACTTTAAGCACTAA
- a CDS encoding heparinase II/III family protein has translation MHRVAARRAARAKPATAFVTAPEPRTIGHFARGRQLVAGNLLFAGTLTETKDGSVWDVNGDGLVTSETQGCAWLDDLAAVGDSRAREKAQAWVQDWITRYGNGTGPGWTPDLTGRRLIRWINHGIFLLRGVEKDASQRFFRSLGRQTLFLSKRWRTARAGLPRFEALTGMIYAGLSLEGMEKHVGPAISALAEDCDRQINAQGGIPTRNPEELLEVFTLLNWAVQAIGESGQTPPAPLTDAIARVAPTLRALRHADGGLARFHGGGRGIDGRLDTALATCAVRTQPGEGLHMGYVRASAGRTSLIVDASPPPTGDPSVNAHASTLAFELTSGRRPLIVNCGSGASFGPDWRRAGRATPSHSTLGLAGYSSSRLGAPARLGQGQQEMLVDTPELVQCEVSQLDDGKRLELSHNGFQPTHGLTHARILDLATHGRGLVGEDLITTLDDSDKARFDRALDMTALQGVPYAIRFHLHPDVEASVDLGGAAVSLALKSGEIWVFRHDGVAELSLEPSVYLENGRIKPRHAQQVVLSGAAMAYATRVRWTLSKAQDTPDVVRDLAPAPGGLDD, from the coding sequence ATGCATCGCGTTGCCGCGCGCCGCGCGGCGCGTGCCAAACCCGCGACGGCCTTTGTCACCGCACCCGAACCACGCACCATCGGCCATTTTGCGCGCGGTCGGCAACTTGTCGCCGGAAACCTGCTGTTTGCAGGCACGCTGACCGAAACCAAGGACGGGTCGGTCTGGGATGTGAATGGTGACGGGTTGGTCACCTCGGAAACCCAAGGTTGTGCCTGGTTGGATGATCTGGCCGCCGTGGGCGACAGCCGCGCCCGCGAAAAGGCGCAGGCCTGGGTGCAGGACTGGATCACGCGGTATGGCAATGGCACCGGTCCGGGCTGGACGCCTGACCTGACGGGCCGCCGCCTGATCCGCTGGATCAACCACGGGATTTTCCTGCTGCGCGGTGTGGAAAAGGACGCAAGCCAGCGCTTTTTCCGCAGTTTGGGGCGGCAGACGCTGTTCCTGTCGAAACGCTGGCGTACCGCGCGCGCGGGTCTGCCCCGGTTCGAGGCGCTGACCGGCATGATCTATGCGGGTCTGTCGCTGGAAGGCATGGAAAAACATGTGGGCCCTGCGATTTCCGCACTGGCCGAGGATTGCGACCGCCAGATCAATGCGCAAGGCGGCATCCCGACACGCAACCCCGAAGAACTGCTGGAAGTTTTCACGCTGCTCAATTGGGCGGTGCAGGCGATTGGGGAATCGGGCCAGACCCCGCCCGCGCCTTTGACGGATGCGATTGCCCGCGTGGCGCCGACCCTGCGCGCCCTGCGCCATGCGGATGGCGGACTGGCGCGGTTTCATGGCGGTGGGCGCGGCATTGATGGGCGGCTGGATACGGCACTTGCGACCTGTGCAGTGCGCACGCAGCCGGGTGAAGGGCTGCATATGGGATATGTCCGGGCCAGTGCCGGGCGCACATCGCTGATTGTGGACGCCAGCCCGCCGCCTACGGGCGACCCGTCGGTCAATGCTCATGCGTCGACGCTGGCGTTCGAGCTGACATCAGGCCGCCGCCCGCTGATCGTCAATTGCGGGTCCGGTGCCAGTTTTGGCCCCGATTGGCGGCGCGCAGGCCGGGCGACGCCCAGCCATTCGACGCTGGGGCTGGCGGGCTATTCCTCGTCCCGTCTGGGCGCGCCTGCGCGGTTGGGGCAAGGGCAACAGGAAATGCTGGTCGATACGCCAGAGCTGGTGCAATGCGAAGTGTCGCAACTGGATGATGGCAAGCGGCTAGAGCTGTCGCACAACGGGTTTCAACCGACCCATGGGCTGACCCATGCCCGCATCCTTGATCTGGCGACCCACGGGCGCGGGTTGGTGGGTGAGGATTTGATCACCACGCTCGATGACAGTGACAAGGCCCGCTTTGACCGCGCGCTGGACATGACCGCGCTGCAAGGCGTGCCCTATGCGATCCGGTTCCATCTGCACCCCGATGTCGAAGCCTCGGTTGATTTGGGCGGTGCGGCGGTGTCGCTGGCGCTGAAATCGGGTGAAATCTGGGTGTTTCGGCACGATGGCGTCGCTGAATTGTCGCTTGAGCCTTCGGTTTATCTGGAAAACGGGCGAATAAAGCCCCGACACGCGCAACAGGTGGTTTTATCCGGGGCCGCAATGGCCTATGCGACCCGCGTGCGCTGGACGTTGAGCAAGGCGCAGGACACGCCTGATGTGGTCCGTGACCTTGCCCCTGCACCCGGCGGCTTGGACGACTAA